The following proteins come from a genomic window of Pararhodobacter sp.:
- a CDS encoding lytic transglycosylase domain-containing protein — protein MPSSLPKPVMRFALACGAVVMAIAVSSQAPRAEDFTFRRIGVAPQTGAARITVQIDPEEQARRIAPPVATPVALTPRRPDEAAAGSPTPDSARFGWFWTRVRPGLDQGEGRFLAAIEALRDMPEEARVPTPSVQHLQDIAAAQGARILRATIGTNVSPALALAVISVESAGRPTAISHAGAQGLMQLIPATAARFGVTDSNDPTQNIRGGVAYLDWLLTEFDRDVVLALAGYNAGEGAVRRNNGVPPYAETRDYVPRVLAAWTVARGLCATPPLLPSDGCVFAIQAVGGRASRG, from the coding sequence ATGCCGAGCAGCTTGCCCAAACCTGTGATGCGATTCGCGCTGGCCTGCGGGGCGGTGGTGATGGCGATTGCGGTATCCTCGCAAGCGCCTCGGGCCGAGGATTTCACCTTTCGGCGCATCGGCGTGGCACCGCAAACCGGCGCGGCGCGCATCACCGTGCAGATCGACCCCGAGGAACAAGCCCGCCGCATTGCGCCGCCGGTTGCCACGCCCGTGGCGCTGACGCCGCGCCGCCCCGATGAGGCCGCAGCCGGATCGCCCACACCCGATTCGGCGCGCTTTGGTTGGTTCTGGACCCGCGTGCGCCCCGGCCTTGATCAAGGCGAGGGGCGTTTTCTGGCCGCCATCGAAGCGCTGCGTGATATGCCCGAGGAGGCACGCGTGCCCACGCCCAGCGTGCAGCACCTGCAAGACATCGCCGCTGCCCAAGGCGCCCGCATTCTGCGGGCCACGATTGGCACCAATGTCTCGCCCGCCCTGGCGCTGGCGGTGATTTCCGTCGAATCGGCCGGGCGCCCCACGGCGATCAGCCACGCGGGTGCGCAAGGATTGATGCAATTGATCCCGGCGACCGCGGCGCGCTTTGGTGTCACTGATTCCAACGATCCGACGCAGAATATTCGTGGCGGCGTGGCCTATCTCGATTGGCTGCTGACCGAGTTTGACCGTGATGTCGTGCTGGCCCTGGCGGGGTACAACGCGGGCGAGGGCGCGGTGCGGCGCAACAATGGCGTACCGCCCTATGCCGAAACCCGCGATTATGTGCCGCGCGTTCTGGCCGCCTGGACCGTCGCGCGCGGCCTGTGCGCAACGCCGCCGCTATTGCCCAGCGATGGGTGCGTGTTTGCGATTCAGGCGGTTGGCGGGCGGGCGTCGCGCGGCTAG
- a CDS encoding OmpA family protein has translation MQISRRALMLGLAAAPLTGCAEAYLGPEVGIHIDEGNFGNPSAHNLLVQTGQLPFAIDLAQRFAAEVPTTITFAFDSARLDGTAIAVLRRQAHWINQFPEVTFRVFGHTDLVGSAAYNQRLGMRRARAVVAYLIRRGVSRSRLEAVVSHGQTQPLIQTTDRERQNRRTVTEVSGFLQSHPMILNGQYAAVVHREYIASATRNPNG, from the coding sequence ATGCAGATTTCCCGCCGCGCACTGATGCTCGGCCTGGCCGCAGCACCCCTGACTGGTTGCGCAGAAGCCTATTTGGGCCCCGAAGTGGGTATCCATATCGACGAAGGCAACTTCGGCAACCCCAGCGCGCATAACCTGCTGGTTCAAACCGGACAGTTGCCCTTCGCCATTGACCTGGCGCAGCGATTTGCCGCCGAGGTTCCGACAACGATCACCTTCGCGTTTGATTCGGCGCGGCTGGATGGCACCGCGATCGCGGTCCTGCGGCGCCAGGCCCATTGGATCAACCAGTTCCCCGAAGTGACGTTCCGCGTCTTTGGCCATACCGATCTGGTGGGCTCGGCCGCGTATAACCAACGGCTGGGCATGCGCCGCGCTCGGGCCGTTGTGGCCTATCTGATTCGGCGTGGCGTAAGCCGCTCACGGTTGGAAGCGGTTGTTTCCCATGGACAAACGCAGCCCCTGATCCAGACCACTGATCGCGAGCGGCAAAACCGCCGTACCGTGACCGAAGTGTCCGGCTTCCTGCAAAGCCACCCGATGATCCTGAACGGTCAATACGCCGCCGTGGTTCATCGCGAATATATTGCCAGCGCGACGCGGAATCCGAACGGCTGA
- a CDS encoding bifunctional metallophosphatase/5'-nucleotidase, producing MSFIPKLRLLLGSTALMALGTAPGIADTQLHILHFNDFHSRIESINRFNSTCSAEDESQGNCFGGAARLFTLINQMRDAITAQGDPVLVLSAGDSSQGSLFYTTYGGEAEAELNNLIGLDAMAVGNHEFDNGPEGLLIFTQSAEYPILGANIDVSGNNLLAGQVVPYAILNAGDLRVGIVGAVTNDTPEISSPGPTVVINDALDSVRASVADLQAQGITTIIALTHVGYIPEQEMAAQIEGLTAVVGGHSHTYLSASDPRREGPYPTWVDNVGGGIVPVVQAGAYSRYLGHLILDLDDDGKLIYAGGDTIEINAEVTPDPEIAAWVAEMAAPIEATRNLVVSESTAPIEGDRSVCRVMECEMGNLVTDAMISRVAGQGITIAIQNGGGLRASIDAGTITLGEVLMVLPFQNTLATFQLSGAAVVAALENGASQIEEVAGRFAQVSGLRYTVDTAAPAGSRVSDVLVQVEGAWVPIDPAATYGVVSNNFMRSGGDGYGMFRDEAVNAYDYGPDVADVLAEYLAEHTPYTPIVDGRITIR from the coding sequence ATGTCCTTCATTCCAAAGCTTCGCCTGTTATTGGGCAGCACGGCACTCATGGCGCTGGGCACCGCGCCCGGCATTGCCGACACGCAATTGCATATCTTGCACTTCAACGATTTTCACAGCCGCATTGAATCGATCAACCGGTTCAACTCGACCTGCTCCGCCGAGGATGAAAGCCAGGGCAATTGCTTTGGCGGCGCGGCGCGACTGTTCACCTTGATCAACCAGATGCGCGACGCGATCACGGCGCAGGGCGACCCGGTGCTGGTGCTCAGCGCGGGCGACAGCTCGCAAGGCTCGCTGTTCTACACCACCTATGGCGGCGAGGCCGAGGCCGAGCTGAACAACCTGATCGGCCTTGATGCGATGGCGGTGGGCAACCACGAATTCGACAATGGCCCCGAGGGGCTGCTGATCTTCACGCAATCGGCGGAATATCCGATTCTGGGTGCCAATATCGACGTGTCGGGCAACAATCTTCTGGCCGGGCAGGTGGTGCCCTATGCGATCCTGAACGCGGGCGATCTGCGGGTCGGGATCGTCGGTGCCGTGACCAATGACACGCCCGAGATCTCGTCGCCGGGGCCGACTGTGGTGATCAACGACGCGCTGGACTCGGTGCGCGCCTCGGTCGCCGACCTGCAAGCGCAAGGCATCACCACGATCATCGCGCTGACCCATGTGGGCTATATCCCCGAACAGGAAATGGCCGCGCAGATCGAGGGGCTGACAGCGGTGGTCGGCGGCCACAGCCACACCTACCTGTCGGCCAGCGATCCGCGCCGCGAAGGGCCGTATCCGACCTGGGTGGATAACGTCGGCGGCGGCATCGTGCCGGTGGTGCAGGCCGGGGCCTATAGCCGCTATCTGGGCCACCTGATCCTCGATCTCGATGACGACGGCAAGCTGATCTATGCAGGCGGCGACACCATCGAGATCAATGCCGAAGTGACCCCGGACCCGGAAATCGCCGCCTGGGTTGCGGAAATGGCCGCGCCGATCGAAGCCACGCGCAATCTGGTGGTCTCGGAATCCACCGCACCCATCGAAGGCGACCGCTCGGTCTGCCGGGTGATGGAATGCGAGATGGGCAACCTTGTGACTGACGCGATGATCTCGCGGGTTGCGGGGCAGGGGATCACTATCGCCATCCAGAACGGCGGCGGTTTGCGCGCCTCGATTGACGCGGGCACGATCACGCTGGGCGAGGTGCTGATGGTGCTGCCGTTCCAGAACACGCTGGCGACGTTCCAGTTGTCCGGGGCGGCGGTGGTCGCGGCGCTGGAAAACGGCGCCAGCCAGATCGAAGAAGTCGCGGGCCGCTTTGCGCAGGTCTCGGGCCTGCGCTACACGGTTGATACCGCGGCCCCGGCGGGCAGCCGGGTCAGCGATGTCCTGGTGCAGGTCGAGGGGGCCTGGGTGCCGATTGACCCCGCGGCAACCTACGGCGTTGTGTCCAACAACTTCATGCGCTCGGGCGGTGACGGCTATGGCATGTTCCGCGATGAGGCGGTGAACGCCTATGACTATGGTCCCGACGTGGCGGATGTGTTGGCCGAATACCTGGCCGAGCACACCCCCTACACGCCGATTGTCGACGGGCGTATCACCATCCGCTGA
- a CDS encoding DUF952 domain-containing protein encodes MQIYKIFRRPEWDAFAAAGRTDGAPIDLADGYIHISTSAQVAETAAKHFAGQRDLVLVALDTEALGDALRWETSRGGALFPHLYRPLVIADVVWDKSLPLGAAGHIFPEGVV; translated from the coding sequence ATGCAGATTTACAAGATCTTCCGCCGTCCGGAATGGGACGCTTTTGCCGCCGCGGGCCGCACCGACGGTGCGCCGATCGACCTTGCCGACGGCTATATTCATATCTCGACCTCGGCGCAGGTCGCGGAAACCGCCGCCAAGCATTTCGCCGGGCAACGCGATCTGGTGCTGGTGGCGCTCGATACCGAGGCGTTGGGCGACGCTCTGCGCTGGGAGACGTCGCGCGGAGGGGCCTTGTTTCCGCATCTCTATCGCCCGCTGGTGATCGCCGATGTGGTCTGGGACAAATCGCTGCCCTTGGGCGCAGCGGGGCATATTTTCCCCGAGGGCGTGGTCTGA
- the puuE gene encoding allantoinase PuuE codes for MIGYGPRTPDVQWPGGARVAISLVLNYEEGGENNILHGDAGSEAFLSDIAGAAAWPGQRHWNMESIYDYGARAGFWRLHRHFTERNLPITIYGVATALARNPEQTTAMIRAGWDIASHGLKWVEHKDMPEAEERAQIAEAFRLHTEVTGTPPRGWYTGRCSANTVRLTAETGQLDWISDTYDDDLPYWRETGARDQLVIPYTLEANDMRFAVSPGWVTGQDFGQYLIDAFDTLHAEGGKMFSVGLHCRLIGRPGKIAGLLRFLDHVAAKGGAWFATRSQIADFWAENHPHRRSERPSQMDRATFVARYGSIFEHSPWIAERAFGLELGPAHDTAAGLHNALARMFRSASHAERLGVLVAHPDLAGKLAQAKRLTAESTHEQSAAGLDALTDDERATFQRLNTDYVAKHGFPFIIAVRDNTKASILAAFETRIANDTETEFATACRQVERIAEIRLMDLLP; via the coding sequence ATGATCGGCTACGGGCCGCGCACCCCGGATGTCCAATGGCCCGGTGGTGCCCGCGTCGCGATCTCTCTGGTGCTGAACTATGAGGAGGGCGGCGAGAACAATATCCTGCACGGCGATGCCGGGTCCGAGGCGTTCCTCTCTGATATCGCCGGGGCTGCCGCCTGGCCGGGGCAGCGGCACTGGAATATGGAATCGATCTATGATTACGGCGCGCGCGCCGGGTTCTGGCGTCTGCACCGCCATTTCACCGAACGCAATTTGCCGATCACCATTTACGGCGTCGCCACCGCCCTGGCCCGCAACCCCGAGCAAACCACGGCGATGATCCGCGCCGGCTGGGACATCGCCTCGCACGGGTTGAAATGGGTCGAGCACAAGGACATGCCCGAGGCCGAGGAACGCGCCCAGATCGCCGAGGCGTTTCGCCTGCACACCGAAGTCACCGGCACGCCGCCGCGCGGCTGGTACACCGGGCGTTGCAGCGCCAACACCGTGCGGCTGACGGCGGAAACCGGGCAACTCGACTGGATTTCAGACACGTACGACGACGATCTGCCCTATTGGCGCGAGACGGGCGCGCGCGATCAACTGGTGATCCCCTATACGCTTGAGGCCAATGACATGCGTTTTGCCGTGTCGCCGGGCTGGGTGACGGGGCAGGATTTCGGTCAATATCTGATCGACGCCTTCGACACGCTGCACGCCGAGGGCGGCAAGATGTTCTCGGTCGGTCTGCACTGCCGCCTGATCGGCCGCCCCGGCAAGATCGCGGGCCTTCTGCGGTTCCTCGATCACGTCGCGGCCAAGGGCGGCGCCTGGTTCGCTACCCGCAGCCAGATCGCTGATTTCTGGGCCGAAAACCACCCGCACAGGCGCTCTGAGCGCCCCAGCCAGATGGACCGGGCCACCTTCGTCGCCAGATACGGCTCGATTTTCGAGCATTCGCCCTGGATCGCCGAACGCGCCTTTGGGCTTGAACTCGGCCCCGCCCATGACACCGCCGCCGGCCTGCACAACGCCCTGGCGCGCATGTTCCGCTCGGCCAGTCATGCCGAACGGCTGGGCGTTCTGGTCGCGCACCCTGACCTTGCCGGGAAACTCGCACAGGCCAAACGCCTGACCGCCGAATCCACGCATGAACAATCCGCCGCCGGGCTCGATGCGCTGACCGATGATGAGCGCGCAACCTTCCAGCGGCTCAACACCGACTATGTCGCCAAACATGGGTTTCCGTTCATCATCGCGGTGCGCGACAACACCAAGGCCAGCATTCTGGCCGCGTTTGAAACCCGCATCGCCAATGACACCGAAACCGAGTTCGCCACCGCCTGCCGTCAGGTTGAACGGATCGCCGAAATTCGCCTGATGGACCTGTTGCCATGA
- the uraH gene encoding hydroxyisourate hydrolase → MAGYLTTHVLDTARGCPAAGLKIVLYAVSGNSHRKLVEMVTNDDGRTDAPILPQETFKTGTYELVFFAGDYLRATGQEGAEPLFLDEVPIRFGMSDAEAHYHVPLLLSPFAYSTYRGS, encoded by the coding sequence ATGGCCGGATATCTGACGACACATGTATTGGATACGGCGCGGGGCTGTCCGGCGGCGGGTCTGAAGATCGTCCTCTATGCGGTCAGTGGCAATTCGCACCGCAAGCTGGTGGAGATGGTCACGAATGACGACGGGCGCACGGATGCGCCGATCCTGCCGCAAGAGACGTTCAAGACCGGGACCTATGAACTGGTGTTCTTTGCCGGGGACTACTTGCGCGCCACCGGGCAAGAGGGGGCCGAGCCGCTGTTTCTGGACGAGGTGCCCATTCGCTTCGGCATGAGCGACGCCGAGGCGCATTATCATGTGCCGCTGCTGCTGTCGCCGTTTGCCTATTCGACCTATCGCGGCAGCTAG
- the cpaB gene encoding Flp pilus assembly protein CpaB, with protein MRGVQIGILGIGLALAGFGVYMAQDYVSKTQAAMAAAQANNVGRPSHEVVQVLVAGRPLRYGEPIQVTDVRTIDWPANAVPPGAFLDTESLIPDPTRPRVALRAMEPMEPLLAVKVSEPGQPAGIAAMLTPGSRAFTIRVDQNSGISGTLRPSDTIDIYWTGRSENGEVTRLLSSSVRIIALDENADQDRSFNGVPRSITIEAEPEMIASLAQGQSTGRLSLSLVGLDDAAETGSIQVDARSLLGIEARVEQVTERCTVRTRRGSEVVMIEIPCTN; from the coding sequence ATGCGTGGAGTACAGATCGGAATTCTCGGGATCGGGTTGGCCTTGGCCGGCTTCGGCGTCTATATGGCCCAGGATTATGTAAGCAAAACCCAGGCAGCGATGGCCGCAGCACAAGCAAACAACGTCGGCCGCCCGTCTCACGAGGTTGTTCAGGTCCTGGTTGCCGGTCGCCCCTTGCGTTACGGTGAGCCGATCCAGGTGACCGACGTCCGTACGATCGACTGGCCTGCGAATGCTGTTCCTCCGGGGGCATTTCTTGATACGGAATCCCTGATTCCGGACCCCACTCGCCCGCGGGTCGCGCTGCGCGCAATGGAGCCGATGGAGCCTTTGCTGGCCGTCAAGGTCAGTGAGCCGGGTCAACCCGCTGGCATCGCGGCGATGCTGACACCCGGCAGCCGTGCCTTCACGATTCGCGTGGACCAGAACAGCGGCATCTCGGGCACGCTGCGCCCTTCGGATACGATTGATATTTATTGGACCGGTCGCAGTGAAAACGGCGAGGTGACGCGCCTGCTGTCAAGCAGTGTCCGAATCATCGCGCTGGATGAAAACGCCGACCAGGACCGCAGCTTCAACGGTGTGCCGCGCTCGATCACCATCGAGGCCGAGCCGGAAATGATCGCCTCGCTGGCGCAAGGACAATCCACCGGGCGGCTCTCGCTGTCCTTGGTTGGATTGGATGACGCGGCCGAAACGGGCTCCATTCAGGTTGATGCGCGCAGCCTGCTGGGAATCGAAGCCCGCGTCGAACAGGTGACCGAGCGTTGCACGGTACGCACGCGCCGCGGGTCCGAAGTGGTGATGATCGAGATTCCCTGCACCAACTGA
- a CDS encoding bifunctional allantoicase/(S)-ureidoglycine aminohydrolase — protein sequence MTKKPADYYAPTGGLPPQTALMTQRAVFTEAYAVIPRGCFSDIVTSLLPGWRKTRLWLIARPMSGFAETFSQYVVEVQPGGGSDTPDNDPQAQSVLFVTHGLITLTIDGTGYELDTGGYAYIPAGAKWSVLAEGKDPARFHWIRKIWEPAAGVEKPTAFVTNDRDVKPTEMPDTQGRWATTRFVDPNDLRHDMHVTIVTFQPGGLIPFEETHVMEHGLYVLQGKATYKLNRDWVEVEAGDFMWLRAYCPQACYAGGPEPFRYLLYKDVNRHARLRGPWSNPGIER from the coding sequence ATGACCAAGAAACCTGCCGACTACTACGCCCCCACCGGCGGCCTGCCACCGCAAACCGCGCTGATGACCCAGCGCGCCGTGTTCACCGAGGCTTATGCCGTCATCCCGCGCGGCTGCTTTTCGGATATCGTCACCAGCCTGCTGCCCGGCTGGCGCAAGACCCGGCTGTGGCTGATCGCGCGGCCCATGTCGGGCTTCGCCGAGACCTTCAGCCAATATGTCGTCGAGGTCCAACCCGGTGGCGGCTCGGACACGCCCGACAACGACCCGCAAGCGCAATCGGTGCTCTTTGTCACCCACGGGCTGATCACCCTGACCATCGACGGCACCGGCTATGAGCTTGATACCGGTGGCTACGCCTATATCCCGGCGGGTGCAAAATGGTCGGTGCTGGCCGAGGGCAAGGACCCCGCGCGCTTCCACTGGATCCGCAAGATCTGGGAACCCGCCGCGGGCGTCGAAAAGCCGACCGCCTTTGTCACCAATGACCGCGATGTAAAACCGACCGAGATGCCCGATACCCAGGGGCGCTGGGCCACGACCCGCTTTGTCGACCCCAACGATCTGCGCCACGACATGCACGTCACCATCGTCACCTTCCAACCCGGCGGGCTGATCCCGTTCGAGGAAACGCATGTCATGGAACACGGGCTTTATGTGCTGCAAGGCAAGGCGACCTACAAACTCAACCGGGACTGGGTCGAGGTCGAAGCCGGTGATTTCATGTGGCTGCGCGCCTATTGCCCGCAGGCCTGTTACGCCGGCGGCCCAGAGCCGTTCCGCTATCTGCTCTACAAGGACGTCAACCGCCACGCCCGCCTGCGCGGCCCGTGGTCCAACCCGGGTATCGAACGCTGA
- a CDS encoding arsenate reductase family protein — translation MVVTVWHNPRCSKSRAALEFLDARGITPEVQLYLKDAPTKAQIRDMLGALGLPAADLLRKDGAALRSLPDEDIIAAMAADPSLIERPVIRNGDKAVIGRPTEAIAALL, via the coding sequence ATGGTTGTAACCGTTTGGCACAATCCGCGCTGCTCGAAATCGCGGGCGGCTTTGGAATTCCTCGACGCGCGGGGCATCACGCCCGAGGTGCAGTTGTATCTGAAAGACGCCCCGACCAAGGCGCAGATCCGGGATATGCTGGGCGCGCTGGGTCTGCCAGCCGCGGATCTGTTGCGCAAGGATGGCGCAGCGCTGCGCAGCTTGCCCGACGAGGACATCATCGCCGCAATGGCTGCGGACCCCAGCCTGATCGAGCGCCCGGTGATTCGCAACGGCGACAAGGCGGTGATCGGCCGCCCGACCGAGGCCATCGCGGCGCTGCTCTAG
- a CDS encoding type II and III secretion system protein family protein: MAVKTILASAMTLALIGFGPTVLAPTMAHSQTLRIMPGSTRDTLAVAMNRAVVVETELPFAELSIANPGIADISTLSDRSIYVLGKAPGRTTLTILGTNGDLIANVEVQVTPDVAEFRERLRQILPSENIEVRTANDGIVMSGTVSSIARLDAALQLAERYAPGRVSNLMGVGGTQQVMLQVRFSEVQRGVAQNLAASFAMGGSSGVVGTGGFNTPALATSALAGSPTPSGASAAGVLSGGFSIGSVQFQVMLEAMESNGLSRTLSEPNLTALSGQEAYFLAGGEFPVPVLGESGSVSIDYRPFGVELTFTPRVLDSDVINLQLDASVSSIDASTTVTTGGVSVPGFRRRQTSTTVELRDGESFAIAGLLQDDFQGSVAQVPWLGDIPILGALFRSTEYQRDQSELVIFVTAHLVSPTRGEALLLPTDRIRLPNEAQLFLNGQLTGGTSGAAEVSRQDFRGGYGYVMD; the protein is encoded by the coding sequence ATGGCAGTCAAGACTATCCTTGCGTCCGCAATGACGCTGGCGCTGATCGGGTTTGGACCAACGGTTCTGGCCCCGACGATGGCGCATTCTCAAACCCTTCGCATCATGCCGGGCAGCACCCGCGACACGCTGGCGGTGGCGATGAACCGCGCCGTTGTGGTGGAAACCGAGTTGCCGTTTGCAGAATTGTCGATTGCCAATCCGGGCATCGCCGATATCTCGACGCTCTCGGATCGCTCGATTTATGTGCTGGGCAAGGCCCCGGGGCGGACCACGCTGACGATTCTGGGCACCAATGGCGATCTGATCGCCAACGTCGAAGTTCAGGTGACACCGGATGTGGCGGAATTCCGCGAACGGTTGCGGCAGATCCTGCCCAGCGAAAACATCGAGGTGCGGACCGCCAATGACGGCATCGTCATGTCGGGCACCGTGTCGTCGATCGCGCGCCTGGACGCGGCGCTGCAACTGGCCGAACGCTATGCCCCGGGGCGCGTGTCGAACCTGATGGGCGTCGGTGGAACGCAGCAGGTCATGCTGCAAGTGCGATTCTCTGAAGTGCAACGCGGCGTGGCGCAAAACCTGGCCGCCAGCTTCGCGATGGGGGGCTCATCCGGCGTCGTCGGCACCGGTGGCTTCAACACGCCGGCGCTGGCCACGTCGGCGCTGGCGGGTTCGCCCACACCATCGGGCGCGAGTGCGGCGGGTGTGTTGTCAGGCGGATTCTCGATTGGCAGCGTGCAATTTCAGGTCATGCTGGAGGCGATGGAATCCAACGGCCTGTCGCGCACCCTGTCCGAACCCAACCTGACCGCCTTGTCCGGCCAAGAGGCGTATTTCCTGGCGGGCGGCGAATTCCCGGTTCCGGTTCTGGGCGAAAGCGGATCGGTCAGCATTGATTACCGCCCGTTCGGCGTGGAACTGACCTTCACGCCCCGCGTTCTGGACAGCGATGTCATCAACTTGCAACTTGACGCCTCGGTCAGCAGCATCGACGCCTCGACGACCGTCACCACGGGCGGCGTTTCGGTGCCTGGTTTCCGCCGCCGTCAAACCTCGACCACGGTCGAGTTGCGCGACGGCGAGAGTTTTGCCATCGCCGGCCTGTTGCAAGACGACTTTCAGGGCAGCGTCGCGCAGGTGCCGTGGCTGGGCGACATCCCGATCCTGGGGGCCTTGTTCCGCAGCACCGAATATCAGCGCGACCAAAGCGAATTGGTGATTTTTGTCACCGCGCATCTGGTCTCGCCAACACGCGGTGAGGCGTTGCTGTTGCCCACCGACCGCATCCGGCTGCCAAACGAGGCGCAATTGTTCCTCAATGGACAGTTGACCGGTGGAACCAGCGGCGCAGCCGAAGTCTCGCGGCAGGATTTCCGCGGCGGCTACGGCTATGTGATGGATTAA
- a CDS encoding quinone-dependent dihydroorotate dehydrogenase: MLERLGLAALHRIDPERAHGLALKALRMGLGPQDGPVTSPRLATSVAGLSLKNPLGLAAGFDKNATAVGPLSRVGFGFLEVGAATPRPQPGNPKPRMFRLSEDRAVINRFGFNNDGMEAIGTRLAQATRDVPLGLNLGANKDSADRAADFAAVLAHCGPQVDFATINVSSPNTERLRDLQGKEALAALLETVTATRLAQGLDLPLFLKIAPDLTEAELADIVEVVRGTTINGIIATNTTLSREGLRSEHAAEKGGLSGAPVFARSTRVLARLSALTDGTLALIGVGGVSSAEQAYAKILAGASAVQLYTALGYAGMSLVTEITRGLDALLERDGFATVADAVGKGREAWL; encoded by the coding sequence ATGCTGGAGCGGTTGGGTCTGGCGGCGCTGCACCGGATCGACCCCGAGCGCGCGCATGGACTGGCGCTGAAGGCGCTGCGCATGGGGCTGGGGCCGCAGGATGGTCCGGTCACCTCGCCGCGCCTCGCCACCTCGGTTGCGGGCCTTTCCTTGAAAAACCCCCTCGGCCTGGCAGCGGGCTTTGACAAGAACGCCACCGCCGTGGGGCCTTTGTCGCGCGTCGGATTCGGGTTTCTGGAGGTCGGCGCGGCAACCCCGCGCCCGCAGCCCGGCAATCCGAAGCCACGCATGTTCCGGCTGTCCGAAGACCGGGCGGTGATCAACCGCTTTGGCTTCAACAACGACGGGATGGAGGCAATCGGTACGCGGTTGGCACAGGCCACGCGCGACGTTCCCCTTGGCCTGAACCTTGGCGCGAACAAGGACAGCGCGGATCGCGCCGCTGATTTCGCCGCCGTTCTGGCGCACTGCGGGCCGCAGGTGGATTTCGCGACGATCAATGTCTCGTCGCCCAACACCGAGCGCTTGCGCGACTTGCAAGGCAAAGAGGCGTTGGCGGCGCTGCTGGAAACGGTGACCGCAACGCGTTTGGCGCAAGGCTTGGACCTGCCGCTGTTTCTGAAGATCGCGCCGGATTTGACCGAGGCAGAGCTTGCGGACATCGTGGAGGTGGTGCGCGGCACGACAATCAACGGGATCATTGCCACCAATACGACCCTCTCGCGGGAGGGGTTGAGGTCCGAACATGCGGCGGAAAAGGGCGGTTTGTCGGGCGCGCCGGTGTTCGCGCGTTCGACCCGCGTGCTGGCGCGTTTGTCGGCGCTGACCGACGGGACGCTCGCCCTGATCGGCGTCGGCGGCGTCAGCAGTGCCGAGCAAGCCTATGCCAAGATCCTTGCCGGGGCGAGTGCGGTGCAGTTGTATACCGCCTTGGGCTATGCTGGCATGAGTCTGGTCACCGAGATCACGCGCGGGCTCGATGCCTTGCTGGAACGCGACGGCTTCGCCACAGTCGCCGATGCTGTTGGAAAAGGACGTGAGGCATGGTTGTAA